The following is a genomic window from Opitutaceae bacterium.
GTAACCCGGAACTACTTTTTGCGCCGGCGTCCAGTCTTCCCGACCGTGCTTCTGGGTCGTGTGATAAACCTCGTAGAGCCTGCCGTTGTACCCACCCTCGCCCTGGCCATGAAGATGATAGACCACCTGCAGGTCATGATTGCGGTCCTCCACCGCCTTGACCGCATAGTAGGCCTTTCCGGGAATGGAGAATGCAACCCGCGGCTCACTCCAGGTCAACCCGCCATCGAGCGAGGCTGTCACCGAAACGGAATCGCTGGCAGGTTTCGTCACATGGTAGATCTCCATCGTGCCATCTTGCCGCTCGACCATGGAACACTCGTTCGTGGGAGCCTCGCGCACGATGACCGGGGCGAAAACCTCGCGAGCGCCGGCTGGCTTGGGCCGCAATTGCATCCCAAAGGGATTGTCAAACAACCTCCCCGTGTCTTCGGAAATATTCCCCGAGGACGTGAAGGTGTTGAGACGCACCACTCCCGTTCCAGGATCAAGCCCGACGCTTGAAAGCGCCTCGGTGCCGCATGCCCCGGAAAAAATCTCCTTCCCGTCCACCACCACACGCACCCGGCCTGCAGTCCGCTCGACCGAGAGGGCAAACTCGTTTCCCGGCTTGAATCGCGGCGCGTTGATTCGGATCGGTTTTTCGCCGGCACGGAAAAAGCGACCCCGCAGTTCCCAGGCCCCGGTTTCGCCGTGCAAGACAATCTCGCTCACCGAGTCGATGACGACCGAGCTTTCTCGTCCCCCTCGGGGCAGCCCAAGATTGAAACTCACGACAAAGTCCCCTTCGCCTGGCGCGGGCTGCCCGAGAAGGCGATGTCCCCTGCCTGTCCCTTCGAGGTAGCCCGACTGGCTGACGATCCAGGGTCTGCCGGTATAGCGCACCTGCGGAGCGGTGTAGTTTTCCGCATTGGCCACGTAAACGACTGTGGTCGGATTCGCATTCGAAAGGCTGGAGCCAAACGTCAGGATTGCGCCCGCGAACAAAGCTCGGACGCCTTCTGGAACCCTTGGGACATTCAGGAGACTCACCATGAGCAGGGAAGCAATCGATTCAAAACACGCCCTTTACCCCCAGAGTCACCAGGCTGCCTGCGCGCTGGGACACGCTGATGCGGGCGAACTCGGGGGTAAAATCTCCCATAAGCAGGGTGTGCTTGTCGCTCTGCAGGGCGTTTCGCACGCTGGCGTAGAGGGAGATCCTCTTGGAGAACTGGTACTCGAACGACAGATCAACCAGGGTTTGCGGCGCCACGTAGCGGAACATGTCGGGCAGCACATTGGCGCTGACCGCGACGCGGTTGATCCGCACCTCCTCGGCCATGGCGACGTTGACTTTCGCCTGAAATCTGGGGCGGACAAAACTGACACCCCAGTTGATGTTCTGGCGCGAAAACCCCTCAAAGTCATCCTGGTTCGGCCCACTGATCCTCAGATGCGTGCCGTTGACAAAGAGACTCAATCCCCGGCTCCATGACGGCAGGAAAGTGAGTTGATGGCGGATGCTCCACTCGAAACCTGTGATGTTGGCCGCTCCGAAATTCGAATAGGTGCGGATGTCCGAATTGATGAACTCGGAGGGCAGGCCGTACTCGGCGAGCAGCTCTGGCGTCGCCTCGGAGGTGGTCAGAGCATAGAAGTCACGGATGTTCTTCCGAAATACGGCGGCTGTGAGCGTCGTTCCTTTTCGCTGATAGTATTCCAGCGTCAGGTCAAAGCTGTTCGAATCCCACGGACGCAGCCCGGGATTGCCGACCGTCACTGTGGAGTTCGGCGTGGGATTTCCGGATTCAAAAGTCGGCGCCGCAACGGTGATGCCGGGCGCAATGATCGAGACCGGCGGGCGACTGATGGTGCGGGCATACGAAAAGCGTGTGATCAGATTCGGTGTGATGTTGTAGGATGCATTCAGGCTAGGATAATAACCTTCATACGATCGTTTGGCGTGCGAGCCGCGCTCCTTGTACTGCAACTGGGCCAGTGTGAGTGCGGACCCCACGATCCGCACCGGCATGTTTGCGGCGTTGCGTATGATGTTGCCATTGGCATCACGCTGGTAGGTGGCCACGATGTCGTTCAACGGCCCGGCTCCGTCATCCCCGGTGTGCTCGTAGCGAACACCGGTGGTGATGCGGAGACGATTGTCAATGAAGCGTCCGTCCAGGCGCAGGTAGGCGGCGACAATGGTTTCAGTCAGCTCCTTCGAACCGTTCACGCGCGTCGTGTAATTGGCCGCTTCGTTGAGCGTGAACCACTCCGGATTCCGCCGGTAGAGGTCGTGGAGGCGCGAGGCGCTGTTGCGGAACACCGGCGCCGCGCTGCCGTCGTCGTAAAAGTGATAGGTCGTGTTGGCGGAGTATGCCTCGTTGACCAGGCCCAGATTGCGGGCCAGGTTGCCTCCTGCTGACGCGGGCACTGCCAGAGTGTATGCGCGGGTTTCCGTTTTCGAATCGATCGCATTCTCCAGATAGCTCCCGCCGAACTTCAGCTCCAGCGGAAACCGGGTGTTGAGCGAGCGTCCTGCATTGAGACGAAATGCCGTGAGGTTGGTGTCGACATCCAAGGTGGTCGATGTGGCTCCGGTGACGGGCACGGCACCGGCATCGTAGGGATTTATCACCGCTCCGCCCTTGGTCGCCACGATTCGCGGCAACAGACCGTCGTGAATTCTGCTGATGCCGGTCGCCTGCATGGCCACGGCGGTGTTGCTTTGCGTGATCGTGTTGAAGAACCCGTCCTCCATGTCGCGACGCTCACGGCCGCTCCGTGAATGGGAGGCGCTGGCGTCAAAATTCCACACGTCACCTTTGTGGGCGTAGGTGATCGAGGAATTGACTGTTGTACGGTAGAAGTCGAAATTGGCGGCACCCGGAGTGACAACGCCTGTGGCGCCGTTGGTTCGAATCGCATCGGCGTCGCCGGTGACACCGGTGCTGAAGTTCATCGTAAAGGGATTCTGCGTGGTGAAGGAGTCCTCGGATGAATACTGCACCTTTGCGCGAAGCGTGTCGCTCTTCGACACTTTCCAGTCGGCCGCGAGCGAGAGCAGCTTCTTGTCGTAGAGCTGAATCGTGTTGTTTTTCACGTAGCTGACCGCCACCAGCTTGGTGTGATTCCACGTCGTGGTGTCGTAGTCCATGTCATAGTACCGCTTGCTGGCCGACGCACTGACCGTGAGGGCGAAAGATTGATTGACCGGCAGTTTGTAGGTCAGATCAAGGCCGGGCTGTATGGGACGCGCCGAGGCCTGGGAGGTGTTGGTGATCCTCCGCCGAAACGTCAGCGTGTCGGTGTTCGGATTGTCGCGCAGGGTGTTCACCGTGTAGAATGCGCTGTATGTCAGTTGCGGCCGGCGACTCGAGAACCCGCTCTTGCCGATGATGTTCATCGATCCGCCGATGGCGTTGGCGGGCATGTCGGGAGTCGGGGACTTCGTGATCTCAATGCGCTCGATGTTGCCGGTGGCCGCGCCGGTGAGTTCAAAGCTTCGATCGCCGGTCGATGACGCAATCTCATTGCCTTCCTCGAGGACAAGGGTGCCGTTGGCTGGCATGCCTCGAATTGCAATCTCCGTCGCAATTGCCGGTCCAAAGGTGATGGAGACACCGGGCACATACTTCAGGAACTCGCCGGGATTGCCTTCCCCCATGTTGCCGAACTCCTCGAAGGCCACGACATTCTTGATGTTGTCCGCCACGCGCTGCTCGTTGATCGCAAGTGCTTCCGCAGTCAATGCCTGCTCCGTGACGGTGAACTTCTCCAAGTGGATCGTTTCCCCGGCGCCCGAATCCACCAGACGCATAGAATAGTCCAGCATGACTGTCCGGCCCGCAACAACCTCCGTGGAGCGCGTCGCCGGTTCAAACCCGCTGTAGCTCGCCGTCACATTCGCGGTGCCAGGCGCAACATTGGCGAATCGATATTCGCCGGCTTCGTTGGAGAGTGTCTCAAGACTTGTGCCCTGGATTCTCACCTGCGCCCTGGCCAGTGCATCGCCGCTGGCCAAGTTGATGATGCGGCCTTCAATCACACCCGTGCTCTGGGCGGTGACAGGGAGGATCCAGCCAAGGAGGCCCCACGTCAGGGCGCTCACGGAGCGGGCAAGTGTTGTGGAAAACAGTTTCATGCGATGATTCAGGGTTTGCGGTTGACTGATGGGACAACAACCGGCGCAGCGCGGCCACCAATGACTGTGCAATGAATCTCCCTCCATGAAAAACCACTGGACAAAAAAAACGTCCAGCTGGTTCTTTTCAGACGCCGTGCGTCCAATGAGCGTCGGCAATGCCATGTTAGGAAATGTTCGTTTCTACTTTCGATTGACATTTTCTAACATTCTCACGGAATCTGGCTGCTCATGAAGAAGCTGCCCTCCGCCGCACGTCTGGCCCGCATCCGCGAACGGTTCGCGAGCGAGGCGGGCGTGTCCGTCGCGGAGCTGGCCGCCGAGTTCTCCGTCAGCGAGATGACCATCCGGCGCGACCTCGCGCAGCTGGAGGGGCAGTCGCACATCCAGCGCACCCACGGCGGCGCCGTGCTCACGGAGCGCATGCTGCTGGAGTTCGACTACCGGGACAGGCGCCAGGCCAACCGGAGCGCCAAGCAGGCCATCGCCCGCGAGGCCCGCAGGCTGGTCAGACCCGGGCAGCGGCTCATCCTCGACAACGGCACCACCACGCTGGAACTCGCCTGCCTGCTGCGGGACGGCGAGAACCTCACTGTCATCACACCCAGCCTCGCCGTGGCCTCCGAACTGCTCGACGCCCCCGGGGTGGAGGTCATCCTCCTCGGCGGCGTGATCCGCCGCGGCAGTCCGGATCTCACCG
Proteins encoded in this region:
- a CDS encoding TonB-dependent receptor, producing the protein MKLFSTTLARSVSALTWGLLGWILPVTAQSTGVIEGRIINLASGDALARAQVRIQGTSLETLSNEAGEYRFANVAPGTANVTASYSGFEPATRSTEVVAGRTVMLDYSMRLVDSGAGETIHLEKFTVTEQALTAEALAINEQRVADNIKNVVAFEEFGNMGEGNPGEFLKYVPGVSITFGPAIATEIAIRGMPANGTLVLEEGNEIASSTGDRSFELTGAATGNIERIEITKSPTPDMPANAIGGSMNIIGKSGFSSRRPQLTYSAFYTVNTLRDNPNTDTLTFRRRITNTSQASARPIQPGLDLTYKLPVNQSFALTVSASASKRYYDMDYDTTTWNHTKLVAVSYVKNNTIQLYDKKLLSLAADWKVSKSDTLRAKVQYSSEDSFTTQNPFTMNFSTGVTGDADAIRTNGATGVVTPGAANFDFYRTTVNSSITYAHKGDVWNFDASASHSRSGRERRDMEDGFFNTITQSNTAVAMQATGISRIHDGLLPRIVATKGGAVINPYDAGAVPVTGATSTTLDVDTNLTAFRLNAGRSLNTRFPLELKFGGSYLENAIDSKTETRAYTLAVPASAGGNLARNLGLVNEAYSANTTYHFYDDGSAAPVFRNSASRLHDLYRRNPEWFTLNEAANYTTRVNGSKELTETIVAAYLRLDGRFIDNRLRITTGVRYEHTGDDGAGPLNDIVATYQRDANGNIIRNAANMPVRIVGSALTLAQLQYKERGSHAKRSYEGYYPSLNASYNITPNLITRFSYARTISRPPVSIIAPGITVAAPTFESGNPTPNSTVTVGNPGLRPWDSNSFDLTLEYYQRKGTTLTAAVFRKNIRDFYALTTSEATPELLAEYGLPSEFINSDIRTYSNFGAANITGFEWSIRHQLTFLPSWSRGLSLFVNGTHLRISGPNQDDFEGFSRQNINWGVSFVRPRFQAKVNVAMAEEVRINRVAVSANVLPDMFRYVAPQTLVDLSFEYQFSKRISLYASVRNALQSDKHTLLMGDFTPEFARISVSQRAGSLVTLGVKGVF
- a CDS encoding DeoR/GlpR transcriptional regulator, which encodes MKKLPSAARLARIRERFASEAGVSVAELAAEFSVSEMTIRRDLAQLEGQSHIQRTHGGAVLTERMLLEFDYRDRRQANRSAKQAIAREARRLVRPGQRLILDNGTTTLELACLLRDGENLTVITPSLAVASELLDAPGVEVILLGGVIRRGSPDLTGPVTEHCLELFSADLAFQGTDGIGLDGKLYNADLRLARVEKHMRRIAKQSVVLADHTKIGRTALAFSGSLSGIDILITNRSAPAGALRRFSKLGVRILSV